The following coding sequences lie in one Rutidosis leptorrhynchoides isolate AG116_Rl617_1_P2 chromosome 4, CSIRO_AGI_Rlap_v1, whole genome shotgun sequence genomic window:
- the LOC139844545 gene encoding uncharacterized protein encodes MDKVPVPFQSKKKGKKGHNIGIHTKQKFKQKFGIAVVENENLIWVFYIGVESNKFEVDWRQSGLHKVLLNPWIFRKPSLYLGLSINIRLLAAMMFYFQCSFDIVIINLGINNYFN; translated from the exons ATGGACAAAGTCCCAGTGCCTTTTCAAAGTAAAAAAAAAGGTAAAAAG GGTCACAATATTGGAATCCACACTAAACAAAAATTCAAGCAAAAGTTTGGGATTGCAGTAGTAGAGAATGAAAACTTG ATTTGGGTATTCTACATTGGAGTTGAATCCAACAAGTTTGAGGTTGATTGGAGACAATCAGGGCTACATAAGGTTCTGTTGAATCCATGGATATTTCGTAAACCAAGTTTATACTTAGGCCTTAGTATCAATATAAGATTATTGGCTGCTATGATGTTTTATTTTCAATGTTCATTTGATATTGTCATCATTAACTTAGGTATTAATAATTACTTTAATTAG
- the LOC139842322 gene encoding exocyst complex component EXO70C1-like, with protein MEKKCNAKSKNRKKGNAEVVDDQDESLLNIDHDQISIEIDNLMEQSSNDNEKSNSTRVPNTVDTFVRIIESKIKAYNALKSGSRFGNMMNDDEYFIEAIRRLSKLKVVLSENTSSFDNINKILQQAMLLMEEEFRALLLDLNASYEPIAKGATLESNNEDEFPGYSEENVNLMSKIALIMIDTGYKYECCQVYGTIRKDELMEQLKRYEFEKLNVEDVHKSKWASLEPDITRWVKLTNHCSNVLFPAEKKLGETIFSHHFSGVFINLIRDITTSLIEYANAVAMEKPKGKRLFKFIDMYEAIRSLRAVIEDSLSSDVEPDESSTLKSEISSAGDNIGEAVVNMFYDLKSNIQSDSNKTTVSGGGVHPLIRYVMNYIKCAVEEYQKTLEHIFRQYVKVGNEPISDVNNSSLSTQLLSVIDLLEANLETKSGLYKDLSLRYIFLMNNYRYILQVVKSTNEMKQLIGDNWCLRKSSDVRNYHKSYQRETWTKLLQWLTQEGVQVNGKPSRKRLKERFKNFNAMFDEIHKTQSGWVVSDDQLLSEIRVSISAVVSPAYRSFVGRYKPQFEGTKSIDKYIKYQPEDIESMIETLFEEDFKFFEFKRLYNKKKLECPRPGTLFYRLVQFLPPLFGFENFDRKPKTKAKPNSN; from the exons ATGGAAAAAAAATGTAATGCCAAGTCTAAAAATCGCAAAAAAGGCAACGCAGAAGTTGTGGACGATCAAGACGAATCTTTGTTAAACATTGATCATGATCAAATCTCTATTGAAATAGATAATTTGATGGAACAATCATCTAATGACAACGAAAAAAGTAACTCAACTCGAGTTCCTAATACGGTGGACACTTTTGTTAGAATAATCGAATCAAAGATTAAAGCGTATAATGCATTAAAATCAGGATCAAGATTTGGTAACATGATGAATGATGACGAGTATTTCATAGAGGCCATTCGACGTCTATCCAAACTTAAAGTTGTTTTAAGCGAAAATACATCGTCTTTTGACAACATTAATAAGATTTTACAACAAGCGATGTTGTTAATGGAAGAAGAGTTTCGAGCTCTTTTATTAGATTTGAATGCTTCTTATGAACCAATAGCAAAAGGGGCCACATTGGAATCGAATAATGAAGATGAGTTTCCAGGTTATTCGGAAGAAAACGTAAATTTAATGAGCAAAATCGCTCTAATAATGATTGATACAGGGTACAAATACGAATGTTGTCAAGTGTATGGTACAATACGAAAAGATGAATTAATGGAGCAACTCAAGAGGTACGAATTCGAAAAATTAAATGTTGAAGATGTTCATAAATCAAAATGGGCTTCACTTGAGCCCGATATAACCCGCTGGGTTAAATTAACAAACCATTGTTCGAATGTCCTTTTTCCCGCCGAAAAGAAGCTCGGAGAGACAATTTTCTCTCATCACTTTTCAGGCGTATTCATCAACCTAATTCGCGATATTACCACGTCACTTATTGAATATGCAAACGCGGTAGCAATGGAAAAACCGAAGGGAAAACGCTTGTTCAAGTTTATCGATATGTATGAAGCAATTCGTAGTCTTAGAGCGGTAATCGAAGATTCATTGTCGAGTGACGTGGAACCGGATGAATCAAGTACATTGAAATCAGAGATATCATCGGCCGGCGACAACATTGGCGAGGCTGTGGTAAACATGTTTTACGATTTAAAAAGCAACATTCAGAGCGACAGTAATAAAACAACAGTATCAGGGGGTGGAGTGCACCCCCTCATACGTTACGTTATGAACTACATAAAGTGTGCAGTCGAAGAGTACCAAAAAACGTTGGAACATATTTTTCGACAGTACGTTAAAGTTGGAAATGAACCTATATCCGACGTAAATAACTCATCATTATCGACACAGTTATTGTCAGTTATCGACTTGCTAGAAGCTAACTTGGAAACAAAATCGGGACTCTATAAAGATCTATCGTTGCGGTACATATTTCTAATGAACAATTATCGGTACATTTTACAAGTGGTTAAAAGTACAAACGAAATGAAACAACTTATCGGAGACAACTGGTGTCTTCGTAAGTCATCGGATGTTAGAAACTACCACAAGAGTTACCAACGCGAAACGTGGACCAAATTGTTACAATGGCTTACACAAGAAGGTGTTCAAGTAAACGGTAAACCGAGTAGAAAAAGACTAAAAGAAAGGTTCAAGAATTTTAACGCAATGTTTGATGAAATACACAAGACACAAAGTGGTTGGGTGGTAAGCGACGATCAATTGTTATCAGAGATTCGAGTCTCGATATCTGCGGTCGTGAGTCCGGCGTATAGGTCATTTGTCGGGCGATATAAACCGCAGTTTGAAGGTACTAAGAGCATTGATAAGTACATAAAGTATCAACCTGAAGATATTGAGTCAATGATCGAGACGTTATTCGAAG AAGATTTCAAGTTTTTTGAGTTTAAGAGATTGTATAACAAGAAAAAACTCGAGTGTCCAAGGCCTGGAACCCTGTTTTATAGATTGGTTCAGTTTTTGCCACCTCTG ttcggttttgaaaattttgaCAGAAAACCAAAAACCAAAGCTAAACCGAATTCGAATTAG
- the LOC139842321 gene encoding protein ALP1-like, whose product MASYLLSFDSDSEDERIIALIQHLEDDDDEVESNRVPRSRIYIPRNREEAAQNLWKDYFSDTPVFPPFKFKRRFRMRIELFLRISQGISNFDSHDTPEYFKFFRERFDAIGRPTFTILQKMTSALRQLAYGTAADMFDEYLKMSDQTSVLCLDNFCKCIITLYKERYMRTPNAYDVQRLYSKHEEKHGFKGMLGSIDCMHWEWKNCPVALKGQYTRGDHKKPTIMLEAVASYDLWIWHAFFGMAGSNNDINVLNQSYVFDKLKKGTSPLAPFEVNGNQYTKGYYLADGIYPDWATLVKGFASPTEAPRIKFTRFQASARKDVERAFGVLQGRFHILRLAARTMSVNKMRRVMDCCIILHNMILEDQGFALSDWEEEFITEDMENRPERIPNRGRDQDVIIREIRDRTVHEQLTDDLVEHIWNLPSTFRTMNG is encoded by the coding sequence ATGGCATCATATTTACTTAGTTTCGATTCCGATTCGGAAGACGAGCGTATTATTGCACTAATTCAACATttagaagatgatgatgacgaaGTCGAATCCAATCGTGTTCCAAGATCAcgaatttatattccaagaaatCGTGAAGAAGCTGCACAAAACTTATGGAAGGATTATTTTAGTGACACACCCGTGTTTCCGCCATTTAAATTTAAAAGGCGTTTTCGTATGCGGATTGAACTATTTCTCCGAATATCGCAAGGTATTTCTAATTTCGATTCTCATGATACTCCCGAGTATTTTAAATTTTTTAGGGAACGTTTTGATGCTAtcggtcggccgacttttacaatatTGCAAAAAATGACTTCGGCTCTACGCCAATTGGCGTATGGAACTGCCGCCGATATGTTTGATGAATATTTAAAAATGAGTGACCAAACCTCAGTACTTTGTTTAGataacttttgtaagtgtattattACATTATACAAAGAACGTTACATGAGAACTCCCAATGCATACGATGTTCAACGTTTATATAGTAAGCATGAAGAGAAACATGGTTTTAAGGGTATGCTCGggagtattgattgtatgcattgggagtgGAAGAATTGTCCCGTTGCTTTGAAGGGACAATACACTAGGGGTGATCACAAGAAACCTACCATTATGCTTGAAGCAGTTGCTTCGTATGACTTGTGGATTTGGCATGCATTTTTTGGAATGGCGGGTTCCAACAATGATATAAATGTTTTGAATCAATCTTATGTTTTTGATAAACTTAAAAAGGGAACATCTCCACTAGCACCATTTGAGGTTAACGGTAATCAGTACACAAAAGGCTATTACTTAGCTGATGGTATATATCCTGACTGGGCTACGCTAGTCAAAGGTTTTGCGAGTCCGACAGAGGCTCCAAGGATTAAGTTTACTAGGTTTCAAGCTAGTGCCCGAAAGGATGTAGAGAGGGCATTTGGGGTCCTTCAAGGTCGATTTCATATTTTAAGGTTAGCAGCACGCACTATGTCGGTAAACAAGATGCGGAGAGTTATGGACTGTTGTATCATATTACATAATATGATTTTGGAGGATCAAGGATTTGCGTTAAGTGATTGGGAGGAAGAGTTCATTACCGAAGATATGGAGAACCGTCCAGAACGGATACCAAATAGAGGACGGGATCAAGACGTTATCATCCGAGAAATAAGAGATAGGACGGTGCATGAGCAACTAACCGATGATCTAGTTGAGCATATTTGGAACCTTCCGTCCACATTCCGCACCATGAATGGTTAA